The Syntrophales bacterium DNA window GCTTTTTCTGTAACTACCTGCCCCGCCAAAAAGGTACGAGCCTTCACACTGCCCACAGTTATCGAGACAGCATGAAGCTTCTGCTCGTCTTCCTTGCACGTAATAATGGTCCAGTCAACAGTCTTTGCTTTGAGGATATGAACGTCAACAAAATCGTCGCTTTCCTCGATCACCTTGAATCAGAAAGACATAATTCGGTCGGCACTCGTAATATACGGCTTTCGGCAGTGCACAGCTTTTTCCGTTACGTGGCCGGCATGTTTCCTGAGTATCTGGCCTCGTCTCAACAGATCTTGAGTGTCCCTTTTAAACGCATGTGCACTCGTACAGTTGAATATCTGGAGTTTGAAGAATTGTCAGCTGTTCTCAATCAGGTTGACCGTTCAAAATCAAATGGGCTGCGTGATTATGCGCTTTTGGCCCTCATGTTCAACACTGGTGCCAGGGTGCAGGAAATCGTCGACCTGAAGGCCGTTGACCTGCATTTGTCTGCTCCATTTATCGTGAATATCTTCGGTAAGGGACGCAAGGAACGTATCTGTCCTTTATGGGCAAATACCGCACGCATACTTCGTCAATACGTAGAAGAACGAGGTCTTGACCTGAGACAACCGGTTACCCTGTTCACGAATCATCTGGGAACACCTCTCACCAGGTTCGGGGTCAGATACATTATGGCAAAGTACATACAAAAAGCAG harbors:
- a CDS encoding site-specific integrase, which translates into the protein MMNKKKSNELATALQGFFCNYLPRQKGTSLHTAHSYRDSMKLLLVFLARNNGPVNSLCFEDMNVNKIVAFLDHLESERHNSVGTRNIRLSAVHSFFRYVAGMFPEYLASSQQILSVPFKRMCTRTVEYLEFEELSAVLNQVDRSKSNGLRDYALLALMFNTGARVQEIVDLKAVDLHLSAPFIVNIFGKGRKERICPLWANTARILRQYVEERGLDLRQPVTLFTNHLGTPLTRFGVRYIMAKYIQKAAQIHPSLKIKRLHPHSMRHSTAVHLLKSGVDLVTIANWLGHASINTTNKYATIDLDMKREAIAKAASPQTKSVPHLSWRSDPDILNWLESL